From a single Sinomonas atrocyanea genomic region:
- a CDS encoding alpha-1,4-glucan--maltose-1-phosphate maltosyltransferase: MAVNCGYGSGSGVTGGRSRPSQSSASRAIVTDGQAIRDHARHAKGQPVPALEPHIPGKLRFGRFPITDVSPVVEGGAFPAKAVAGEGIAVGATAFREGHDALGVSAVLYSPRGKEKQRVRLRELGKGLDRWHGILTPTKEGEWTFTIEAWHDRYGTWHHNAAVKIAAGIDVELMLAEGAALFAAAAEDEDRSEADRATLRSASYTLADASRSVEDRLAAGEAPEVRAAVERLPIRELVTESEHFPLLVERERAGRGAWYEFFPRSEGAVRDHATGAWTSGTLRTAAERLPGVAAMGFDVIYLPPIHPIGRAFRKGPNNSLTADPGDPGSPWAIGAAEGGHDTIHPDLGTFEDFEAFVARAEELGLEVAIDLALQASPDHPWVTSHPEWFTTRVDGSIAYAENPPKKYQDIYPLNFDNDPEGLSKEILRIVNLWIDHGVKIFRVDNPHTKPVWFWEWLIGKVAKKNPDVVFLAEAFTRPAMMKALGRAGFQQSYTYFTWRNTRAELEEFFTMISKDWAPFYRPNLFVNTPDILTEYLQFGGWPAFKIRAVLASMASPLWGVYAGYELVEHVARPGAEEYIDNEKYEYKQRDWAGAEAAGRSLAPYLTRLNEIRRAHPALMDLQNLTLHSSTDDATVVFSKHKENADGTKDTLIIVVNVDPHATRESTVTLDLPALHLDRESLDLEGRFRVDDLLSGQSWMWGEHNYVRLDAHAEPAHILHVRR; this comes from the coding sequence ATGGCGGTGAACTGCGGGTATGGGTCGGGGAGCGGGGTCACCGGCGGCCGGTCACGTCCTTCGCAATCGTCCGCGAGCCGGGCTATCGTGACGGATGGACAGGCCATCAGGGACCACGCCCGCCATGCGAAAGGACAACCTGTGCCCGCTCTCGAACCGCACATTCCCGGCAAGCTCCGCTTCGGCCGCTTCCCCATCACGGACGTCTCCCCCGTGGTCGAGGGCGGGGCGTTCCCCGCGAAGGCCGTCGCCGGAGAGGGCATTGCGGTGGGCGCCACCGCATTCCGCGAGGGCCACGACGCGCTCGGCGTGAGCGCAGTCCTCTACTCTCCGCGCGGGAAGGAGAAGCAGCGCGTCCGGCTCCGGGAGCTGGGCAAGGGCCTGGACCGCTGGCACGGCATCCTCACCCCCACGAAGGAGGGCGAGTGGACCTTCACCATCGAGGCCTGGCATGACCGCTACGGCACGTGGCACCACAACGCCGCCGTGAAGATCGCCGCGGGCATCGACGTCGAGCTCATGCTCGCCGAGGGGGCGGCGCTCTTCGCCGCCGCGGCCGAGGACGAGGACCGCAGCGAGGCGGACCGCGCAACGCTCCGCTCGGCGTCGTACACGCTCGCCGACGCCTCCCGCTCCGTCGAGGACCGCCTCGCCGCGGGCGAGGCGCCCGAGGTGCGGGCCGCCGTCGAACGCCTCCCGATCCGCGAGCTCGTCACGGAGAGCGAGCACTTCCCCCTCCTGGTCGAGCGCGAGCGGGCCGGGCGCGGCGCGTGGTACGAGTTCTTCCCCCGCTCGGAGGGGGCCGTGCGCGACCATGCGACGGGGGCGTGGACCTCGGGCACGCTGCGCACCGCCGCCGAGCGCCTCCCCGGCGTGGCGGCCATGGGCTTCGACGTCATCTACCTGCCGCCGATCCACCCGATCGGGCGCGCCTTCCGCAAGGGCCCGAACAACTCGCTCACCGCCGACCCGGGGGATCCCGGCTCGCCGTGGGCCATCGGCGCCGCCGAGGGCGGCCACGACACGATCCACCCGGACCTCGGCACCTTCGAGGACTTCGAGGCGTTCGTGGCCCGCGCCGAGGAGCTCGGACTCGAGGTGGCTATCGACCTCGCGCTGCAGGCCTCGCCGGACCACCCCTGGGTGACGTCCCATCCCGAGTGGTTCACCACCCGCGTCGACGGCTCGATCGCCTACGCCGAGAACCCGCCGAAGAAGTACCAGGACATCTACCCGCTGAACTTCGACAACGATCCCGAGGGCCTGTCCAAGGAGATCCTGCGGATCGTGAACCTCTGGATCGACCACGGGGTGAAGATCTTCCGCGTCGACAACCCGCACACCAAGCCCGTGTGGTTCTGGGAGTGGCTCATCGGCAAGGTCGCCAAGAAGAACCCCGACGTCGTGTTCCTCGCCGAGGCCTTCACGCGCCCGGCGATGATGAAGGCGCTCGGCCGGGCCGGGTTCCAGCAGTCCTACACGTACTTCACATGGCGGAACACCCGGGCGGAGCTCGAGGAGTTCTTCACCATGATCTCGAAGGACTGGGCCCCGTTCTACCGGCCGAACCTCTTCGTGAACACCCCGGACATCCTCACCGAGTACCTCCAGTTCGGGGGTTGGCCCGCCTTCAAGATCCGCGCCGTCCTCGCCTCGATGGCAAGCCCGCTGTGGGGCGTGTACGCCGGCTATGAGCTGGTCGAGCACGTGGCCCGCCCCGGCGCCGAGGAGTACATCGACAACGAGAAGTACGAGTACAAGCAGCGGGACTGGGCCGGCGCGGAGGCCGCAGGCCGCTCGCTCGCGCCGTACCTGACCCGGCTGAACGAGATCCGGCGCGCCCACCCCGCGCTCATGGACCTGCAGAACCTCACCCTGCACTCGAGCACCGACGATGCGACGGTGGTGTTCTCCAAGCACAAGGAGAACGCCGACGGGACCAAGGACACCCTCATCATCGTCGTCAACGTCGACCCCCACGCGACCCGGGAGAGCACCGTGACCCTGGACCTCCCGGCGCTCCACCTCGACCGGGAGTCCCTCGACCTCGAGGGCAGGTTCCGGGTCGACGACCTCCTGTCCGGGCAGTCGTGGATGTGGGGGGAGCACAACTACGTGCGGCTCGACGCGCACGCCGAACCGGCGCACATCCTCCACGTGCGTCGGTAG
- the treS gene encoding maltose alpha-D-glucosyltransferase — protein sequence MNIGQQAQPNFNVNAPGLKHDPFWYKKAVFYEVLVRAFNDANGDGSGDIQGLIDRLDYLQWLGVDCLWLPPFFESPLRDGGYDVSDYESVLPEFGSISDFQRLVAEAHARGVRIIIDLPLNHTSDQHRWFQESRRDPDGPYGDFYMWSDTDEKYQDARIIFIDTEESNWTFDPIRRQFFWHRFFSHQPDLNYENPKVQQAIFDVVQFWLDQGVDGIRADAIPYLYAEEGTNCENLPATHVFLARLREFMDHKYPGRIIIAEANQPPHEVVEYFGTETEPECHMAFHFPIMPRLYYALRDQRAQPIIDTMVDTPAIPDGAQWGTFLRNHDELTLEMVTVEEREAMLGWYASDPRMRANVGIRRRLAPLLDNSRAEIELINALLLSLPGSPFLYYGDEIGMGDNIWLEDRDAVRTPMQWNPDRNAGFSTADPGKLYLPTIQSLVYHYGMANVEAEMAHSGSLLRWIRNILGVRRAHPVFGLGGYRNVPTDSDRVLAYLREMPDDVAHGRRGESILCVFNLAGHPVAAALDMPEFAGRGLRDIFGGEPFSQVGQDGRFHVTLGAHGYFWLRVRNAASVPTSPLTTALPVIVPEPPAGELVQ from the coding sequence ATGAACATCGGCCAGCAGGCACAGCCGAACTTCAACGTCAACGCGCCAGGCCTCAAGCACGACCCCTTCTGGTACAAGAAGGCGGTCTTCTACGAGGTCCTCGTCCGGGCGTTCAACGACGCGAACGGAGACGGCTCCGGGGACATCCAGGGCCTGATCGACCGGCTCGACTACCTGCAGTGGCTCGGGGTCGACTGCCTGTGGCTGCCGCCGTTCTTCGAGTCCCCGCTCCGCGACGGCGGCTACGACGTCTCCGACTACGAGTCCGTGCTGCCGGAGTTCGGCTCGATCAGCGACTTCCAGCGGCTCGTCGCGGAGGCCCATGCCCGCGGCGTGCGGATCATCATCGACCTGCCGCTCAACCACACCTCCGACCAGCACCGCTGGTTCCAGGAGTCCCGGCGCGACCCGGACGGGCCGTATGGGGACTTCTACATGTGGAGCGACACGGACGAGAAGTACCAGGACGCCCGCATCATCTTCATCGACACCGAGGAGTCCAACTGGACCTTCGACCCGATCCGGCGCCAGTTCTTCTGGCACCGCTTCTTCAGCCACCAGCCTGACCTGAACTACGAGAACCCCAAGGTCCAGCAGGCGATCTTCGACGTCGTGCAGTTCTGGCTCGACCAGGGCGTGGACGGCATCCGGGCCGATGCGATCCCCTACCTGTACGCCGAGGAGGGGACGAACTGCGAGAACCTTCCGGCCACGCACGTCTTCCTCGCCCGGCTCCGGGAGTTCATGGACCACAAGTACCCGGGCCGCATCATCATCGCCGAGGCCAACCAGCCCCCGCACGAGGTCGTCGAGTACTTCGGCACCGAGACCGAGCCCGAGTGCCACATGGCCTTCCACTTCCCGATCATGCCGCGCCTGTACTACGCGCTGCGCGACCAGAGGGCGCAGCCGATCATCGACACGATGGTGGACACCCCGGCCATCCCGGACGGTGCCCAGTGGGGCACCTTCCTGCGCAACCACGACGAGCTGACCCTCGAGATGGTCACCGTGGAGGAGCGCGAGGCCATGCTCGGCTGGTACGCCTCGGACCCGCGGATGCGGGCCAACGTCGGCATCCGCCGCCGCCTGGCGCCCCTGCTGGACAACTCCCGCGCGGAGATCGAGCTCATCAACGCGCTCCTGCTCTCGCTGCCGGGCAGTCCCTTCCTGTACTACGGCGACGAGATCGGCATGGGGGACAACATCTGGCTCGAGGACCGCGACGCGGTGCGCACGCCGATGCAGTGGAACCCCGACCGCAACGCGGGCTTCTCGACGGCGGACCCGGGCAAGCTCTACCTGCCCACCATCCAGTCGTTGGTGTACCACTACGGGATGGCGAACGTGGAGGCCGAGATGGCGCACTCCGGCAGCCTCCTGCGGTGGATCCGCAACATCCTCGGCGTGCGCCGCGCGCATCCGGTCTTCGGCCTCGGCGGCTACCGCAACGTCCCCACGGACAGCGACCGGGTCCTCGCCTACCTGAGGGAGATGCCCGACGACGTGGCGCACGGCAGGCGCGGCGAGTCCATCCTGTGCGTCTTCAACCTCGCCGGCCACCCCGTGGCAGCCGCGCTCGACATGCCGGAGTTCGCCGGGCGAGGCCTGCGGGACATCTTCGGGGGCGAGCCGTTCTCCCAGGTCGGGCAGGACGGGCGCTTCCACGTCACGCTCGGCGCGCACGGGTACTTCTGGCTGCGCGTCCGCAATGCGGCCTCGGTCCCGACCAGCCCGCTGACCACGGCGCTGCCGGTCATTGTCCCTGAGCCCCCGGCCGGGGAGCTGGTCCAGTGA